Proteins encoded in a region of the Planococcus shixiaomingii genome:
- a CDS encoding b(o/a)3-type cytochrome-c oxidase subunit 1: protein MIAEKDRKLALSNIAVAYTAFLIGTLCGLLQVFIRNDAIQLPAWLDYYQILTAHGVLLALIFTTFFIFGFFVTGMSKSLGSFGPKVRLVSWLGFYVTLIGTILATAMIVSGEASVLYTFYAPLKASGWYYVGLALFVVGTWLSSFALIGHYMVWRRQNKGQLSPLFAFMTVTTVIMWLIACLGVVATVLFQYIPWAFGWVDTINVELSRSLFWYFGHPLVYFWLLPAYMAWYVIVPKLVGTTVFSDSLARLSFVLFILFSIPVGFHHQLTEPGISNFWKFLQVVLTFMVIIPSLMTAFSMFATFETAGRKNGGKGLFGWFTKLPWKDVRFTSIFVAMAFFIPGGAGGIINASFQLNEVVHNTLWIVGHFHITVGTPVAMTFMGLTFWLIPYLTGRKFTKSMQKLGFVQIITWSVGMLLMSTAQHVLGLLGAPRRTAYSSYNSHASTLDWFDGVLSSHLTMAIGGSILFLSAMLLIYIVVMTMFLSPKAVKEKDFVEFPMADSVKTHTPMFLENWWIWIGIAFALIFVAYAIPLGDMIQHAPPGSKGFKTW, encoded by the coding sequence ATGATTGCTGAGAAAGACCGCAAACTCGCATTATCAAATATCGCAGTTGCTTATACGGCTTTTTTAATCGGTACATTGTGCGGGTTGCTCCAGGTGTTCATCCGGAATGACGCCATCCAATTGCCGGCATGGCTCGATTATTATCAAATTTTAACGGCACACGGTGTGCTGCTCGCCCTTATTTTTACGACATTTTTTATATTCGGTTTCTTTGTTACAGGCATGAGCAAAAGTTTAGGAAGTTTCGGCCCGAAAGTGCGGCTCGTTTCCTGGCTCGGCTTTTATGTCACCTTGATCGGTACGATTTTAGCCACTGCAATGATCGTTTCCGGTGAAGCTTCTGTCCTTTATACATTCTATGCGCCGCTGAAAGCGAGCGGCTGGTATTACGTCGGGCTCGCCTTATTCGTAGTCGGAACGTGGCTCAGCAGCTTCGCGCTGATTGGCCATTACATGGTTTGGCGCAGGCAAAACAAAGGGCAGCTCAGCCCGCTCTTCGCTTTCATGACCGTCACCACTGTCATTATGTGGCTTATCGCTTGTCTTGGTGTAGTGGCTACGGTTTTATTTCAATACATTCCTTGGGCATTTGGCTGGGTGGATACAATAAACGTCGAGTTGAGCCGCTCGCTGTTCTGGTACTTCGGCCATCCGTTGGTGTATTTCTGGCTGTTGCCGGCTTACATGGCCTGGTATGTGATTGTGCCGAAATTGGTCGGCACGACGGTATTCAGCGATTCGCTGGCCCGCTTGTCTTTTGTCTTATTCATCCTATTCTCCATTCCTGTCGGTTTCCACCATCAGTTGACAGAGCCGGGAATCTCGAACTTCTGGAAGTTCCTGCAAGTAGTCTTGACGTTTATGGTCATCATTCCTTCTTTGATGACTGCGTTCTCGATGTTCGCAACATTTGAAACTGCAGGCCGGAAAAATGGAGGAAAAGGACTGTTTGGCTGGTTTACGAAACTTCCTTGGAAAGATGTCCGCTTCACGTCGATTTTTGTGGCGATGGCGTTCTTCATTCCAGGGGGAGCGGGCGGCATTATCAACGCAAGCTTCCAATTGAACGAAGTGGTGCACAATACGTTATGGATCGTCGGACATTTCCACATCACGGTGGGGACACCGGTCGCGATGACGTTCATGGGCTTGACGTTTTGGCTCATTCCATATTTGACAGGCCGCAAGTTTACAAAATCCATGCAAAAATTGGGCTTTGTCCAAATTATCACCTGGTCAGTCGGTATGCTGCTGATGTCGACAGCGCAGCACGTCCTTGGCCTTCTCGGTGCACCGCGGCGCACGGCTTACTCCAGTTACAACAGCCATGCTTCGACACTGGATTGGTTTGATGGTGTGCTATCCAGCCATTTGACGATGGCCATTGGCGGAAGCATCTTGTTCTTATCTGCGATGCTGTTGATTTACATTGTGGTGATGACGATGTTCCTGTCTCCGAAAGCCGTTAAGGAAAAAGATTTTGTCGAGTTCCCGATGGCGGACAGTGTCAAAACACACACGCCGATGTTTCTTGAAAATTGGTGGATTTGGATTGGCATTGCATTCGCCCTCATCTTTGTCGCTTATGCCATTCCGCTTGGTGATATGATCCAACATGCACCTCCAGGTTCAAAAGGATTCAAAACATGGTAG
- a CDS encoding GNAT family N-acetyltransferase translates to MNRKPESERFYFREFLESDWTDIHEYASQAAVSQYQPWGPNLPQESQVYVNDVLTDAKKNPRTRFVFAVVLKETGKVIGAGEINVRDAANKGGEIGYIINPAFWGQGFATETAKLLLQYGFSELNLHRIYAKCDPRNTASRTVLEKIGMLKEGMMRENLLLKEGWRDSLLYALLEQEWREIFNE, encoded by the coding sequence ATGAATAGGAAACCAGAAAGTGAACGCTTTTATTTTCGGGAATTTCTAGAGAGTGATTGGACAGATATCCATGAGTACGCTTCACAGGCAGCTGTCAGCCAATATCAGCCTTGGGGACCCAACTTGCCGCAAGAATCCCAAGTATACGTTAACGATGTTCTTACGGACGCCAAGAAGAACCCAAGAACGCGTTTTGTATTTGCTGTTGTGTTAAAAGAAACTGGAAAAGTGATTGGTGCGGGAGAAATCAACGTACGGGACGCTGCCAACAAGGGCGGGGAAATAGGCTATATCATCAATCCGGCATTCTGGGGACAGGGATTCGCTACCGAAACGGCAAAATTGCTGCTCCAATATGGGTTTAGTGAATTGAACCTTCACCGGATATACGCGAAATGTGATCCGCGCAACACCGCTTCTCGAACAGTTTTGGAGAAAATCGGAATGCTAAAAGAAGGCATGATGCGCGAGAACCTATTATTAAAAGAAGGCTGGAGAGATTCTTTGTTGTATGCTCTGCTTGAGCAGGAGTGGAGAGAAATCTTTAATGAGTAG
- a CDS encoding metallophosphoesterase family protein translates to MKFAVITDVHGNAPALQAVLGEIERTGEVEHIFCLGDMIGIGPDTNEVLEMLFSRDDISMVTGNHDEAVLALVQGQQHPRSHFHVKHHHQWIAKRIDPDFVSKLAKLPRTIRKRFNGHSALFTHYRINDAKLQAPISTDPFEPIVEPTLQNMKKLFANSKEDLICFGHHHPSHFFANGRTIYLNPGALGCSAKPAAPYAIVSVGEQGINVAIEEAAYDNREFLLSYEKLKVPEREFILKVFHGDQWSNSV, encoded by the coding sequence ATGAAATTTGCGGTAATAACGGATGTCCATGGCAATGCACCGGCCTTGCAGGCAGTCTTGGGTGAAATTGAAAGGACAGGAGAGGTCGAGCATATTTTTTGCTTAGGGGATATGATCGGCATCGGGCCTGACACGAACGAAGTACTGGAAATGCTGTTTTCCCGGGACGACATCTCGATGGTCACCGGCAATCACGATGAAGCAGTTTTGGCGTTAGTGCAAGGGCAACAGCATCCGCGCAGCCACTTTCACGTGAAACACCACCACCAATGGATTGCCAAGCGAATCGATCCGGATTTTGTTTCTAAATTAGCAAAACTGCCTAGAACCATTAGAAAAAGATTCAACGGCCATTCAGCATTATTCACACATTATCGGATAAATGATGCGAAATTACAGGCTCCGATCAGCACAGATCCGTTTGAACCGATTGTGGAACCGACGCTTCAAAACATGAAGAAATTATTTGCCAATTCTAAAGAAGACTTAATTTGTTTTGGGCATCATCATCCATCGCATTTTTTTGCCAATGGCCGCACGATCTACCTTAATCCAGGCGCATTAGGCTGTAGTGCTAAACCAGCGGCGCCCTACGCTATCGTCAGTGTTGGAGAACAGGGAATCAATGTCGCCATAGAAGAAGCGGCGTACGACAATAGGGAGTTCTTGTTGTCCTATGAAAAACTGAAAGTGCCGGAGCGTGAGTTTATATTAAAGGTCTTTCATGGCGATCAATGGAGTAATTCAGTCTAA
- the yfkAB gene encoding radical SAM/CxCxxxxC motif protein YfkAB: MTLATTFSKQITPDYDPWEAYMDVKEHGKLTLSSIEFTTTYLCNMRCEHCAVGYMLAQKDPDGLPIELLLSRLDEIPHLRTISLTGGEPMFSKKSIERYVLPLLKYAHARGVRTQMNSNLTMPLDRYMLIAPYLDVLHISHNWGTVDDFVTGGFANMERKPSEERRADQFQRMIDNSRALSEAGVMVSAETMLNKRTLPHLANIHKQIIEEMKCARHEVHPMYPSDFASQLEVLSLDETRKAIHDLLDHRDENVWMLFGTLPFYACSSNEEDVALLQRIRSSKNVTVRNDPDGRSRLNVNIFTGDVIVTDFGDTPPMGNIKTDSLPAMLDNWLGRPLAKTIGCHCPAVSCLGPNLLVKDAYYPELDFTKRKAHASL; the protein is encoded by the coding sequence ATGACATTAGCTACTACTTTTTCTAAACAAATCACACCGGATTACGATCCGTGGGAAGCTTATATGGATGTTAAAGAACATGGAAAACTGACATTATCCAGCATTGAATTCACCACTACCTATTTATGCAATATGCGCTGCGAACATTGCGCAGTTGGCTATATGCTGGCGCAGAAAGATCCGGACGGCTTGCCGATCGAATTGTTGTTATCACGCCTTGATGAGATTCCGCATCTTCGGACCATCAGCCTGACCGGCGGCGAACCGATGTTTTCCAAAAAATCGATTGAGCGCTATGTGCTGCCTTTATTGAAATACGCCCATGCCCGAGGGGTGCGGACACAGATGAACTCGAATTTGACCATGCCGCTTGATCGGTACATGCTCATCGCACCATATCTGGACGTTCTGCACATTTCACATAACTGGGGCACCGTCGATGATTTTGTCACTGGCGGATTCGCCAACATGGAGCGCAAGCCTTCAGAAGAGCGCCGGGCCGATCAATTCCAGCGGATGATCGACAATAGCCGGGCTCTTTCAGAAGCCGGCGTAATGGTTTCAGCAGAGACTATGCTGAACAAACGGACTTTGCCGCATCTTGCAAACATACATAAGCAAATCATCGAAGAAATGAAATGCGCACGGCATGAAGTGCACCCGATGTATCCGAGCGACTTTGCATCCCAACTGGAAGTTTTATCTTTAGATGAAACTCGAAAAGCGATTCATGACCTGCTCGATCACCGTGATGAAAACGTCTGGATGCTTTTCGGCACGCTGCCGTTTTATGCATGCAGCTCGAATGAAGAAGACGTCGCTTTGCTTCAGCGCATCCGGTCGAGCAAAAACGTTACGGTTCGCAATGACCCGGATGGCCGCTCGCGTTTGAACGTCAATATCTTTACAGGTGATGTCATCGTCACGGATTTCGGCGATACTCCGCCTATGGGCAACATTAAGACGGACTCGCTTCCTGCCATGCTCGACAACTGGCTCGGCCGGCCACTCGCAAAAACCATCGGTTGCCACTGCCCTGCCGTTTCATGCCTAGGACCGAATCTGTTGGTGAAAGACGCCTATTATCCAGAATTGGACTTTACGAAAAGAAAAGCACACGCTTCACTATAA
- a CDS encoding DinB family protein, translated as MSIHRAVKMYDYHVWANRRVFNHLKQQPEKIFNNQIQGVFPSISAVLVHMYMVEMAWLETMKGNLYEAISQKIKQKTVELNGQPLEVVEAAFETLAEDFHRFLAGEEDLERVIEVEHPHYGRSKFALADIIHHLANHGTYHRGHISAMSHQQGEKGASTDYIFFVEE; from the coding sequence ATGAGTATACACAGAGCGGTGAAAATGTATGACTACCATGTTTGGGCCAATCGTAGAGTATTCAATCACTTGAAGCAGCAGCCGGAAAAAATTTTCAACAATCAGATCCAAGGCGTTTTCCCGTCAATTTCAGCAGTGTTGGTGCATATGTATATGGTCGAAATGGCTTGGCTCGAAACGATGAAAGGGAATCTGTACGAGGCCATCAGCCAAAAGATCAAGCAGAAAACGGTTGAATTGAACGGGCAGCCACTTGAAGTGGTTGAAGCGGCTTTTGAAACGCTGGCGGAAGATTTTCACCGCTTTTTAGCTGGAGAAGAGGATTTGGAACGGGTAATTGAAGTCGAACATCCCCACTATGGCCGCTCAAAGTTTGCGCTTGCAGATATTATTCATCATTTGGCTAATCACGGCACATACCACCGTGGGCATATTTCGGCGATGTCGCATCAGCAAGGGGAAAAAGGGGCGTCGACGGACTATATATTTTTTGTCGAAGAGTGA
- a CDS encoding Type 1 glutamine amidotransferase-like domain-containing protein has protein sequence MKQIIALGGGGFLMEPKNPLLDLYILAQSTKEKPKICFIPTASGDSESMTLKFYEFFARHNCQPSHLSLFKPPTKDIEGFVLDKDIIYVGGGNTKNLLAIWKDWGLDGILRKAWDQGIVLAGISAGSICWFEEGVTDSFGEGLEPLQALGFLQGSNCPHYDGEEDRRPTYRQLVGAQTLKAGVAADDGVAIHYIGQEIANIVSSRPNAKAYQVVFDGKVNETELPTTFLGAD, from the coding sequence ATGAAACAGATTATTGCGCTTGGCGGCGGAGGGTTTTTGATGGAACCGAAAAATCCGCTTTTGGATTTGTATATACTGGCACAATCAACAAAAGAAAAGCCGAAAATCTGTTTTATACCGACGGCAAGCGGTGATTCGGAAAGCATGACTTTGAAATTCTATGAATTCTTCGCTCGGCACAATTGCCAGCCGTCGCATCTTTCCTTGTTCAAGCCGCCCACAAAGGATATAGAAGGTTTTGTGCTGGATAAAGACATCATCTACGTCGGCGGCGGCAACACCAAAAACTTGTTGGCTATTTGGAAAGACTGGGGGCTGGACGGTATTTTAAGGAAAGCATGGGATCAAGGCATCGTCCTTGCTGGAATCAGCGCCGGCTCGATTTGCTGGTTTGAAGAAGGCGTGACGGATTCGTTCGGAGAAGGACTTGAACCGCTCCAAGCGCTGGGTTTCCTTCAAGGCAGCAACTGTCCGCATTATGACGGAGAAGAAGACAGAAGACCGACGTATCGTCAGCTTGTAGGAGCGCAAACGCTTAAAGCGGGGGTTGCGGCGGATGATGGGGTAGCAATCCATTATATAGGCCAGGAAATAGCGAACATCGTCAGCTCACGGCCGAATGCAAAAGCTTATCAGGTTGTTTTTGACGGAAAAGTAAATGAAACCGAACTGCCAACGACCTTTTTAGGTGCTGACTAA
- a CDS encoding class I SAM-dependent methyltransferase gives MLNKQGFDLWANDYDQTVQISEENNLYPFAGYKGILNFIFNEAMQKGQSDVLDIGFGTGILASKLYENGHRINGVDFSPEMIEIAQPKMPEATLIEWDIANGLPDLLKEKRYGSIISTYALHHLPDGNKIVFIQELLPLLADNGKIYIGDIAFRTREDLESCRNASIKYWDEDEFYFVFDEIKVKLKEIAKCEFYPLSHCGGVIVISR, from the coding sequence ATGCTTAACAAGCAAGGCTTTGATTTATGGGCGAATGATTACGACCAGACGGTGCAGATAAGCGAAGAAAACAACTTGTATCCATTTGCGGGGTATAAGGGGATTTTAAATTTTATTTTTAATGAAGCTATGCAAAAGGGGCAATCAGATGTCCTGGATATCGGATTCGGAACAGGAATATTGGCAAGCAAGCTCTATGAAAATGGACACCGCATAAACGGAGTCGACTTTTCTCCAGAAATGATTGAGATTGCGCAACCTAAAATGCCGGAAGCAACCCTTATCGAGTGGGATATTGCAAACGGGTTACCCGATCTTTTGAAAGAAAAAAGATATGGCTCTATCATCAGCACTTATGCGCTCCATCACTTGCCGGATGGCAACAAAATAGTGTTTATTCAAGAATTACTGCCTTTGCTGGCGGACAACGGAAAAATATACATCGGGGATATCGCGTTCCGAACCAGAGAGGATTTAGAGAGCTGCCGGAATGCCAGCATCAAGTACTGGGATGAAGATGAATTTTATTTTGTCTTTGATGAAATTAAAGTGAAGTTGAAAGAGATTGCCAAATGTGAATTTTATCCGCTCTCGCATTGCGGCGGTGTAATTGTAATTTCGCGGTAA
- a CDS encoding Crp/Fnr family transcriptional regulator yields the protein MNEETVSLELSSELKELLSIRHTVKDYKKDTYLFQDGDAIKGIYLIQTGKVQIGKVTPDGKELTLKICGPNQLVGEVTVFSQDSKYMLDAKAIEDVRCVKIAIKDLEEALLHNAKLAVAFMKWMGIDQQKTQTKFRDLLLHGKKGALYSTLIRLSNSYGVQKKDGVLIDLHLTNQELANFCGMTREVVNRMLSDLKKQEVITVADGKITLHDIGHLKIEINCENCPISICKID from the coding sequence ATGAACGAAGAAACAGTAAGCCTGGAACTGTCCTCCGAATTGAAAGAATTGCTCTCAATCCGCCACACGGTAAAAGATTACAAAAAAGATACTTATTTATTTCAAGACGGCGATGCCATTAAAGGAATTTACTTGATTCAAACAGGAAAAGTTCAAATTGGAAAAGTGACGCCGGATGGCAAGGAATTGACATTGAAAATATGCGGCCCGAACCAGCTTGTTGGAGAAGTCACCGTCTTTTCTCAAGACTCCAAATACATGTTGGATGCTAAAGCGATAGAAGATGTACGTTGCGTAAAAATCGCCATTAAAGATTTGGAGGAAGCGCTTCTCCACAATGCGAAGTTAGCCGTCGCGTTCATGAAGTGGATGGGCATCGATCAGCAAAAAACGCAGACGAAATTCCGGGACCTTTTGCTTCACGGCAAAAAAGGCGCGTTGTATTCCACGTTGATCCGCTTGAGCAACAGCTATGGTGTCCAAAAGAAAGATGGTGTTCTCATCGATCTGCATTTGACGAACCAGGAACTTGCCAATTTTTGCGGGATGACACGCGAAGTAGTCAACCGAATGCTGAGCGATTTGAAAAAACAAGAAGTGATAACCGTGGCGGATGGTAAAATAACCCTCCATGACATCGGTCATTTAAAAATTGAAATCAATTGCGAAAACTGTCCGATCTCAATATGTAAAATCGATTGA
- a CDS encoding GNAT family N-acetyltransferase, protein MSRKEVQKMQLWRNEMNEEFAKEILGWKYAKPYDFYNNDVTEERLREMLDGSYSVLVDDNGKLIGFFCTGFSAQVPIGIEVGAYDGDGIDIGLGMKPELTGRGHGSSFFSRILELVGEKKNELPLRLTVAAFNERAIRLYEKLGFEKESEFSTSSTKFITMVQEER, encoded by the coding sequence ATGAGTAGAAAAGAAGTGCAAAAAATGCAGCTTTGGCGTAATGAAATGAACGAAGAGTTTGCAAAGGAAATTCTGGGTTGGAAATACGCCAAACCCTATGACTTTTATAACAATGACGTTACGGAAGAGAGACTTCGAGAAATGCTGGATGGCTCTTATTCAGTATTGGTAGACGACAACGGCAAATTGATCGGCTTCTTTTGTACAGGCTTCTCTGCTCAAGTGCCGATTGGAATTGAAGTCGGCGCCTATGATGGGGATGGAATCGATATCGGACTCGGGATGAAACCGGAGTTGACTGGCAGAGGCCATGGTTCTTCTTTCTTTTCCAGAATACTTGAACTGGTTGGCGAAAAGAAGAACGAATTGCCGCTTCGATTGACCGTAGCGGCTTTTAACGAACGGGCGATTCGTTTATACGAGAAATTAGGATTTGAGAAAGAAAGCGAGTTCAGTACCAGTTCGACAAAATTTATTACCATGGTACAAGAAGAACGGTAA
- a CDS encoding universal stress protein: MTLKYSQIIAAVDGSEPAAIAFKKAVDIAVRNHATLNLVSIVDNRSFGSIEAYGQAFAKGAKIAAEGLLTTYKEVATEAGVPEVNTIVEYGSPKTMIPVELVKRLNADLIICGATGLNSAERILMGSVSERIVRSARCDVLIVRTDLNMDEIPAEKPVE; encoded by the coding sequence ATGACTTTGAAGTATTCACAAATTATCGCTGCAGTAGACGGTTCTGAACCAGCCGCTATCGCTTTTAAAAAAGCGGTCGACATCGCGGTGCGCAATCACGCTACCTTAAATTTGGTCAGCATTGTAGACAACCGTTCTTTCGGATCCATCGAAGCCTACGGTCAAGCTTTTGCTAAAGGAGCAAAAATAGCGGCAGAAGGATTGTTGACTACTTATAAGGAAGTTGCAACCGAAGCCGGAGTTCCAGAAGTGAACACCATCGTGGAATATGGTTCGCCTAAAACCATGATTCCAGTAGAATTGGTCAAAAGATTAAACGCGGACTTGATCATCTGCGGTGCTACCGGTTTGAATTCCGCTGAACGCATCCTTATGGGAAGCGTCTCTGAACGAATTGTCCGTTCAGCACGATGCGACGTATTGATTGTTCGCACAGACTTGAATATGGACGAAATACCTGCTGAAAAACCGGTTGAATAA
- a CDS encoding cytochrome C oxidase subunit II, with protein MAKNNEAPEVDLKGTLVSVFMVGLVIIAMWLAVYVLYIGR; from the coding sequence ATGGCGAAGAACAATGAAGCGCCAGAAGTGGATTTGAAAGGAACGTTAGTGAGTGTATTTATGGTCGGACTCGTGATTATCGCAATGTGGCTAGCTGTTTATGTGTTATACATTGGAAGATAA
- a CDS encoding nucleotidyltransferase domain-containing protein, which produces MAFEQCQQIHACMSDFHSPWFIAGGWAIDLFLGKETRSHSDIEIGIFRDDQETLKAYLSGWSLKKAVKGQLEEWDDGFLALPIHEIHGWNQKEELSLEILLNEREAEHWKFRRDRAITRSLQSVWSFTASGIPYLSPEIVLLYKVKNTQEKDESDFFAVLDFLNEEKKRWLYESIKMHKPEHPWANLLMKQE; this is translated from the coding sequence ATGGCTTTTGAGCAATGCCAGCAAATTCATGCCTGTATGTCCGATTTCCATTCTCCGTGGTTTATTGCTGGAGGATGGGCCATCGACCTTTTTTTAGGGAAAGAAACGAGAAGCCATTCAGATATTGAAATCGGTATTTTTCGTGATGACCAAGAGACACTAAAAGCATACTTGTCTGGCTGGTCTCTCAAAAAAGCAGTGAAAGGACAGCTGGAAGAATGGGATGACGGATTTTTGGCTTTGCCTATCCACGAAATTCATGGGTGGAACCAGAAAGAAGAGCTAAGCCTCGAGATACTTTTGAATGAAAGAGAAGCGGAGCACTGGAAGTTCAGACGTGACAGGGCAATAACCCGTTCGCTTCAATCCGTTTGGAGTTTTACGGCGTCTGGGATTCCATATTTAAGTCCTGAAATTGTTCTTCTATATAAAGTTAAAAACACACAGGAGAAAGATGAAAGTGATTTCTTCGCAGTCTTAGATTTTTTGAATGAAGAAAAAAAGCGGTGGCTATACGAATCCATTAAGATGCATAAACCTGAGCACCCGTGGGCGAATTTGTTAATGAAACAAGAATAA
- a CDS encoding DinB family protein, with protein sequence MVDYRVASIKGFTDKIGELVFLLEHTRAVTLSEIAEFSQSHLDEPEHDGNSIGALLSHIAAIEKAHQLISFEKRDFNAFEYMQWGAAIELISEGAREKINGKSVDFYIQQLSDVRKETLKQLSLRNDEWLFEENVWPNGTAYNNYYLWFHVLEDEINHRGQIRAMKRRITNAKEQEMGHE encoded by the coding sequence ATGGTTGATTATCGCGTGGCATCAATTAAGGGGTTTACGGACAAAATAGGAGAATTGGTTTTCTTGCTGGAACATACAAGAGCGGTAACCTTAAGCGAAATTGCCGAATTTAGCCAAAGTCACCTGGATGAGCCAGAGCACGACGGCAATTCAATCGGCGCCCTGCTATCTCATATCGCGGCAATTGAAAAAGCCCATCAGTTGATTTCATTCGAAAAAAGGGATTTTAATGCTTTTGAATACATGCAATGGGGAGCGGCGATTGAGCTCATCAGTGAAGGTGCCCGTGAAAAAATTAATGGAAAAAGCGTGGACTTTTATATTCAGCAGCTTTCTGATGTTAGAAAAGAGACATTGAAGCAACTAAGCTTACGCAATGACGAATGGCTTTTTGAGGAAAACGTCTGGCCAAATGGAACGGCTTATAACAATTATTATTTGTGGTTTCATGTGCTGGAAGATGAAATTAATCATCGTGGCCAAATAAGAGCAATGAAGCGGAGAATAACGAACGCCAAAGAGCAGGAGATGGGACATGAATAG
- a CDS encoding cytochrome c oxidase subunit II has translation MHLHKYEKIWLVFGIIALAIFLGVVGVSAFSHDHTPAGGMHTIDPEKVNETAPFDKPGVTQIDDDTYQVAIVAMAFGYTAPELKVPAGKEIIFHVTSTDVVHSFTIDNTKVNMMVVPGQITTKSYTFDKPGKYLILCNEYCGTGHHMMFNEIEVY, from the coding sequence ATGCATCTTCATAAATATGAAAAAATCTGGCTCGTTTTTGGCATTATTGCACTCGCCATCTTTTTGGGAGTAGTAGGGGTAAGTGCTTTTTCGCACGACCATACACCGGCAGGCGGCATGCACACAATCGATCCGGAAAAAGTCAATGAAACAGCGCCGTTCGACAAGCCTGGCGTCACGCAAATTGATGATGATACGTACCAAGTGGCGATTGTCGCCATGGCATTCGGCTATACTGCGCCAGAACTGAAAGTGCCTGCCGGAAAAGAAATCATTTTCCATGTGACGAGCACGGACGTCGTCCACAGTTTTACGATCGATAACACAAAAGTCAATATGATGGTGGTGCCCGGGCAAATCACTACAAAATCTTACACGTTCGATAAGCCTGGCAAGTACTTGATTCTTTGCAATGAATATTGCGGAACCGGCCACCACATGATGTTCAACGAAATTGAGGTGTACTGA
- a CDS encoding nucleotidyltransferase family protein — translation MLKEYSVVQSEKDLLVLIEEDVWMIEVLRAAQSLKLPDWWVCAGFVRSKIWDTLHGFHVRTSLADIDVIYFDPENLTEREEKELEKKLGQLMPGLPWSVKNQARMHVLNRLDPYISSTDAVSKFPETATALGLKLDEQGTLLLTAPCGIDDVIKMKIRPTPHFANDKRLLAIYEERVKRKNWQATWEKVKQ, via the coding sequence ATGTTAAAGGAGTACTCAGTTGTGCAAAGTGAAAAGGATCTATTGGTGTTAATCGAAGAAGATGTATGGATGATAGAAGTATTAAGGGCTGCGCAATCGCTAAAATTGCCGGATTGGTGGGTATGTGCTGGATTCGTTCGCTCTAAAATATGGGACACCCTGCATGGATTCCATGTAAGAACGAGCCTTGCGGATATCGACGTGATTTATTTTGATCCTGAAAATCTGACGGAGAGAGAAGAGAAGGAGCTGGAAAAGAAGCTGGGTCAACTCATGCCAGGCTTGCCGTGGTCGGTAAAAAATCAGGCGCGGATGCACGTCCTCAATAGGTTGGATCCTTATATTTCATCAACGGACGCTGTTTCCAAATTCCCCGAAACCGCCACTGCGCTGGGATTGAAATTGGATGAACAAGGCACGCTCCTTTTAACCGCCCCATGCGGAATCGATGATGTTATTAAAATGAAGATAAGACCGACGCCGCATTTTGCGAATGACAAGCGGCTTCTTGCTATATATGAGGAGCGGGTCAAAAGAAAGAATTGGCAAGCAACATGGGAGAAGGTAAAACAGTAA